Proteins encoded in a region of the Pieris rapae chromosome 10, ilPieRapa1.1, whole genome shotgun sequence genome:
- the LOC111000106 gene encoding TATA-binding protein-associated factor 172 has protein sequence MTSRLDRLFVLLEAGTGPATRRAAARQLGEVQKAHPEELHRLLARLMKHFRSPAWETRIAATQAVEAILSNVPEWHPNFTGCKEEDQKEEEGLSLLRCETFDIERVLEHGAHLMGSEGHEYEMEEEPQSAAEMQERLAKQRQQLNARLGLDMAATLGVDLTSVYTNEDLCPVKIEKPNKTNVVRRPIQEVLPTKALSSREMNVAKRKARAAFSKQKSRDCSERDETMPPEEPDKKKIKMDPVEDYIFDSGAGVPERGGGWGDCTRWPLEGWCGALQTQLFSGAWEARHGAASALRELLKAPLAASAYAARSRIPETPEQLEEWHHEWLEDMALRLLCVLALDRFGDFVSDQVVAPVRETCAQTLGVTLAQMRAPRVKAVAERVAALASQKQWEARHGALLAFKYLLAARQEVAVDSGALEHLIAGLDDTAEDVSAVAAGALVPAAHALARSRPDGVPRLAARLWQLLHEQDDLASPANCYMALLAALMALPTAAILLHPIDLADVLPRLWPYLDHSTSSVRKATLQTLRTLTKPLVITNGHNEMRESADESEWLAWTPELLQATMRHIYQRILFEHVHEIQEIALQVWENLLRFASLSVILVAACPMLATWMCLAMQPAKLPVEPDLLLYTPPKERRPRTTSQSSLGECEESNDTRPSQKWLLGGSETQPGALRERNVTRARVLAAKVLGYLSCYLVQPAPGIEYKVEDESPIDCYTKVMVVYLRGGSALQRTVASLVISSWATHTVKYKLFPPDMRDDTQAANDNDVSKLAPPLLVSTLHTALNQVLYYDEVALNCNRILQEARDLLAMMKHYKLAVGEEFNNILRLEQVAQMTTVTERLIAGMKIKRVSSSLEERRAALHTAVTQCSIDQSALNISVQAAVSGAVATLRVLPEKLNPVVRPLMDSIKRETSEELQAASAQTLAHLLATLQPRESCPNNKVLVNLKAFLRCDPEFTPRISLDILEKAEGDSGSGDSGAENKEEHASQLPPLDKYNGIVTLREQQRSAERVVPRRGRPPANNAPIELGLEQLFPNEDQARKLLRIQRRGAMMALTSLAEYFGDDLPEKLPKLWEFITEPFEKVLTDAELESMEVEVGDELISRLQVVEAVCGVLGKGAWSQVAGGVQACAALTRSPYTALRHMAARGLAAMAKREPHVVMDVLIQELIESLSEGSECVRCGAAESLARLVDTLQLQLVPYIVLLLVPLLGRMSDHNESVRVMSTRCFATLIQLMPLDGAVPEPPNLSPELKARRQRDRTFIDQLFNPKSIKDYKIPIPVSAELRSYQQAGVNWLRFLYEYKLHGVLCDDMGLGKTLQSIVVVAGSHYERAQSGAPSLPSLVVCPPTLTGHWVFEVNKFISTKYLKPLQYVGPPVERERLRGHVRRYNLIVASYDIVRKDIDFFSSIKWNYCVLDEGHVIKNGKTKAFKAIKQIVANHRLILSGTPIQNNVLELWSLFEFLMPGLLGTSRQFTARYSRPILQARDPRATPHHLQAGALACEQLHRQVLPFLLRRVKEEVLRELPPKITQDYYCDLSPLQKSLYEHFSKRHMTPDAAHSRKHVFQALHYLQNVCNHPKLVLNPEHPEWTRVQKQLASQRSTLNDISHSAKLPALKQLLLDCGIGVANSESGDAEGTEGELCRVVSPHRALIFCQLKGMLDIVERDLLRSHLPTVSYLRLDGSVPAHLRHDIIARFNSDVSIDLLLLTTSVGGLGLNLTGADTVIFVEHDWNPMKDLQAMDRAHRIGQKNVVNVYRLVTRDTLEEKIMGLQKFKLKTANTVISSENAAMETMGTDQLLDLFQQSGNPGTSSNASSTSKPLLETLPELWDDKQYEEEYDMSNFIRSLNQFKD, from the exons ATGACATCAAG GTTGGACCGTCTCTTCGTGTTGCTGGAAGCTGGCACCGGTCCAGCAACTCGGCGCGCTGCAGCTAGGCAACTGGGTGAGGTGCAGAAGGCACACCCGGAAGAACTCCATCGGCTGCTGGCAAGGCTTATGAAGCACTTTCGTTCGCCAGCATGGGAGACTAGGATTGCTGCTACGCAG gCAGTTGAAGCGATTCTATCAAACGTCCCGGAATGGCATCCAAATTTCACTGGTTGTAaag AAGAAGATCAGAAAGAGGAAGAGGGACTCAGTCTTCTACGATGCGAGACATTCGACATAGAGAGGGTGTTGGAACATGGCGCTCATCTTATGGGCTCCGAGGGACATGAGTACGAGATGGAGGAAGAGCCTCAATCAGCAGCAG AAATGCAAGAGCGGTTAGCAAAGCAACGTCAGCAGTTGAATGCTCGCCTTGGTCTAGATATGGCGGCGACCTTGGGTGTCGATCTCACCTCAGTTTACACCAACGAAGATCTCTGCCCAGTCAAAATTGAGAAGCCAAATAAGACGAATGTCGTGAGG AGGCCAATTCAGGAGGTGCTTCCAACGAAGGCGTTAAGTTCTCGAGAGATGAATGTAGCTAAGCGCAAGGCGCGAGCGGCTTTTAGTAAGCAAAAGTCGAGGGATTGCAGTGAGAGGGATGAGACGATGCCCCCTGAGGAGCCAGATAAGAAGAAGATCAAAATGGACCCCGTTGAGGATTATATCT TTGACAGTGGCGCCGGTGTCCCCGAGCGTGGTGGTGGGTGGGGTGACTGTACGCGCTGGCCTCTGGAAGGCTGGTGTGGGGCATTGCAGACCCAACTGTTCAGTGGGGCGTGGGAAGCCCGCCATGGAGCAGCATCCGCTCTAAGGGAGCTCTTAAAGGCACCCCTAGCTGCATCCGCGTACGCTGCTCGCTCGCGTATACCTGAGACGCCCGAACAG ttagAAGAATGGCATCACGAATGGTTGGAGGACATGGCGTTGCGTCTTCTCTGTGTGCTGGCTTTGGACCGATTTGGGGATTTTGTCTCGGACCAG gtgGTAGCCCCAGTACGAGAAACATGCGCGCAAACATTAGGGGTGACACTCGCTCAGATGCGCGCGCCTCGTGTGAAGGCAGTTGCGGAGAGGGTGGCAGCCCTAGCCTCGCAGAAGCAATGGGAGGCAAGGCACGGGGCTTTATTGGCTTTCAAATACTTGTTAGCTGCTAGACAG GAAGTGGCTGTAGATAGCGGAGCCCTAGAACACTTGATAGCTGGTCTGGATGATACAGCTGAAGATGTGTCAGCTGTGGCAGCCGGTGCTCTTGTCCCAGCGGCGCACGCGTTGGCCCGAAGTCGGCCTGATGGTGTTCCGAGATTGGCAGCACGACTGTGGCAGTTGCTGCATGAGCAGGATGACCTGGCGTCGCCCGCCAACTGTTATATGGCACTGCTGGCTGCATTGATGGCGCTGCCCACCGCTGCTATCCTTTTACA CCCTATTGATCTCGCAGACGTCCTTCCACGGCTATGGCCATACCTCGACCATTCCACCAGTTCGGTTCGTAAAGCGACACTTCAAACTCTCCGAACGTTAACCAAACCTCTAGTCATCACAAACGGTCATAATGAAATGCGTGAAAGTGCAGATGAAAGCGAATGGCTGGCCTGGACACCGGAATTGCTGCAAGCCACTATGAGGCACATTTATCAGCGAATACTGTTCGAACATGTCCATGAAATTCAAGAGATTGCTTTACAG GTGTGGGAAAATTTGCTAAGATTCGCGTCTTTGAGTGTGATCTTAGTAGCCGCTTGTCCCATGTTGGCCACTTGGATGTGTCTCGCTATGCAGCCCGCTAAGTTGCCAGTGGAGCCAGATTTGCTCCTATATACACCTCCCAAA GAGCGTCGACCCCGTACTACCTCTCAGTCGTCCCTAGGCGAGTGTGAAGAGAGCAACGATACTCGTCCGTCTCAGAAATGGTTGTTGGGCGGTAGTGAGACGCAACCGGGTGCGTTGCGCGAGCGCAATGTGACACGCGCCAGGGTACTTGCTGCCAAAGTCTTAG gTTATTTATCGTGTTATCTAGTCCAGCCGGCCCCCGGCATAGAGTATAAAGTGGAAGATGAAAGTCCTATAGATTGTTATACAAAG GTGATGGTGGTATACCTTCGCGGAGGCAGTGCCCTTCAGCGTACGGTGGCGAGTCTGGTGATATCGTCTTGGGCCACTCATACTGTCAAATACAAGCTATTTCCTCCCGACATGCGAGACGATACACAG GCGGCAAACGACAATGACGTGTCAAAACTTGCGCCGCCATTACTGGTGTCAACTTTGCACACAGCCCTCAATCAAGTGCTGTACTATGACGAAGTTGCGTTGAATTGTAATAG GATTCTCCAAGAGGCTCGCGATTTGCTAGCAATGATGAAGCATTACAAATTGGCGGTCGGAGAggagtttaataatatacttagatTGGAACAG GTGGCACAAATGACGACAGTGACTGAACGATTAATTGCGGGAATGAAGATCAAGCGAGTCTCTTCCAGTCTGGAAGAACGTCGAGCGGCGCTGCATACTGCCGTCACCCAGTGCTCTATAGACCAGAGCGCATTGAATATATC GGTCCAAGCAGCAGTGAGCGGTGCAGTGGCAACACTCCGAGTGTTGCCAGAGAAGCTAAATCCCGTGGTCCGACCTTTGATGGACAGTATTAAGCGGGAAACGTCAGAGGAACTGCAAGCTGCGTCTGCGCAGACATTGGCGCATTTATTGGCAACCCTTCAGCCGAGAGAGTCCTGTCCCAACAACAAAGTTCTTGTTAACTTAAAGGCTTTTTTAcg ATGCGATCCAGAGTTTACGCCTCGAATATCGCTGGATATATTGGAGAAGGCCGAGGGTGATTCTGGTAGTGGCGATAGTGGTGCCGAGAATAAGGAAGAGCATGCGAGTCAGCTGCCGCCAT tgGACAAATACAACGGCATCGTGACGTTACGCGAGCAACAGCGAAGTGCGGAGCGCGTAGTTCCAAGAAGGGGTCGTCCGCCTGCAAACAACGCGCCCATTGAGTTGGGCCTTGAACAACTCTTTCCTAACGAAGATCAG gcTCGAAAATTGCTTCGCATTCAAAGGCGAGGCGCAATGATGGCTCTAACTAGTCTGGCTGAATATTTTGGCGATGATCTGCCAGAAAAGCTACCCAAGCTCTGGGAGTTTATTACTGAGCCATTTGAGAAAGTTCTCACTGATGCCG AACTTGAGAGCATGGAAGTAGAGGTTGGTGACGAATTGATATCTCGTCTTCAAGTGGTGGAAGCAGTTTGCGGCGTATTAGGGAAAGGGGCGTGGTCGCAAGTGGCGGGCGGGGTCCAGGCGTGTGCTGCCCTGACACGGTCGCCTTACACAGCCCTGAGGCATATGGCAGCAAGAGGCCTGGCTGCAATGGCTAAAAGAGAACCACATGTCGTCATGGATGTGCTTATACAAGAG ttAATAGAATCGCTGAGCGAAGGCAGCGAGTGCGTCCGTTGCGGGGCGGCGGAGTCCCTCGCGAGGTTGGTCGACACGCTGCAACTGCAACTGGTTCCTTACATCGTCCTATTATTGGTGCCGTTATTAG GCCGTATGAGCGATCATAACGAGTCCGTTCGCGTTATGTCGACGCGTTGCTTCGCCACTCTCATACAACTTATGCCCTTGGATGGTGCTGTTCCCGAGCCCCCAAATTTATCACCTGAACTGAAAGCCAGAAGACAACGCGACCGTACTTTTATCGACCAGCTCTTCAACCCCAAGTCGATCAAGGACTATAAGATACCTATACCAGTGTCTGCAGAGCTTAGGAGTTATCAACAG gctGGTGTTAATTGGTTACGATTCCTGTATGAGTACAAGCTTCATGGAGTACTATGCGATGACATGGGTTTGGGAAAGACGCTCCAATCGATCGTGGTGGTGGCAGGATCGCACTATGAGAGAGCTCAATCGGGTGCACCTTCGTTGCCTTCACTAGTCGTGTGTCCGCCTACACTTACTG GCCACTGGGTATTCGAAGTGAACAAATTCATATCAACGAAATACCTGAAACCGTTGCAGTACGTTGGTCCGCCCGTTGAACGAGAACGTCTACGCGGACACGTACGTCGGTACAACCTTATCGTAGCCTCATACGATATCGTTCGAAAGGATATTGATTTCTTTAGCTCGATTAAATGGAATTATTGCGTGCTTGATGAAGGACACGTAATTAAGAACGGGAAGACGAAAGCGTTTAAGGCCATCAAGCAAATCGTCGCTAATCACCGGCTTATACTGTCCGGAACTCCTATTCAG AACAACGTCCTGGAACTATGGTCCCTCTTCGAATTCCTGATGCCAGGTCTTCTTGGAACGTCTCGTCAGTTCACAGCCCGATACTCCCGGCCCATCTTGCAGGCTCGGGACCCTCGAGCTACACCGCATCACTTGCAGGCCGGGGCTCTAGCATGCGAACAGCTGCATCGACAG GTGCTACCGTTTCTCCTCCGTCGCGTCAAAGAAGAGGTGCTCCGCGAATTACCACCGAAGATCACTCAGGACTACTATTGTGACCTCAGCCCTCTGCAAAAGTCTTTGTACGAACACTTTTCGAAACGGCACATGACACCCGACGCCGCACATTCAAGGAAACACGTGTTTCAg GCTTTGCactatttacaaaatgtatgcAACCATCCCAAGTTGGTGCTGAATCCGGAACACCCGGAATGGACGCGGGTTCAAAAACAACTTGCCTCACAACGGTCCACACTCAACGACATCTCGCACAGTGCTAAACTACCCGCActtaa GCAATTACTTCTTGACTGCGGCATCGGTGTAGCGAATTCAGAAAGCGGCGACGCAGAAGGAACAGAAGGGGAACTGTGTCGCGTGGTCTCTCCTCATCGCGCCCTAATATTCTGCCAACTCAAGGGCATGTTAGATATCGTCGAACGAGATCTTTTGCGATCACATCTTCCAACTGTGTCGTACTTGAGGCTGGATGGATCCGTGCCTGCGCATCTCCGACATGATATCATCGCTAGGTTTAATAGCGATGTCTCTATTGATCTACTACTGCTGACAACAAGT GTCGGTGGTCTCGGTCTAAACCTGACGGGAGCGGATACGGTGATATTTGTGGAGCACGACTGGAACCCCATGAAGGACCTTCAGGCCATGGATCGGGCGCATCGTATCGGTCAGAAGAACGTCGTCAACGTATATCGCCTCGTTACTAGAGACACGCTCGAAGAAAAAATAATGGG CTTACAAAAGTTCAAGCTGAAAACGGCCAACACGGTCATCAGCAGTGAGAATGCAGCCATGGAGACAATGGGTACCGATCAGCTCCTCGACCTGTTTCAGCAATCCGGAAACCCTGGTACTTCCAGCAATGCCAGCAGTACCAGCAAACCCTTGCTGGAGACTTTGCCAGAACTCTGGGATGATAAGCAGTATGAAGAGGAGTATGATATGAGCAATTTCATTCGCAGTCTCAATCAGTTTAAAGATTAA